In Lepus europaeus isolate LE1 chromosome 8, mLepTim1.pri, whole genome shotgun sequence, a single genomic region encodes these proteins:
- the BMP1 gene encoding bone morphogenetic protein 1, which translates to MPGVARPPPPPPPPLLLLLLLLLPARPGRPLDLADYTYDLGEEDDPEPLNYKDPCKAAAFLGDIALDEEDLWAFQATPRAARTSSIRATGNSSTTTCQNTRGQPQRDTRGRWRGRARSRSRSRRAATSRPERVWPDGVIPFVIGGNFTGSQRAVFRQAMRHWEKHTCVTFLERTDEDSYIVFTYRPCGCCSYVGRRGGGPQAISIGKNCDKFGIVVHELGHVIGFWHEHTRPDRDRHVSIVRENIQPGQEYNFLKMEVQEVESLGETYDFDSIMHYARNTFSRGIFLDTIVPKYEVNGVKPPIGQRTRLSKGDIAQARKLYKCPACGETLQDSTGNFSSPEYPNGYSAHMHCVWRISVTPGEKIILNFTSMDLYRSRLCWYDYVEVRDGFWRKAPLRGRFCGGKLPEPIVSTDSRLWVEFRSSSNWVGKGFFAVYEAICGGDVKKDNGHIQSPNYPDDYRPSKVCIWRIQVSEGYHVGLTFQSFEIERHDSCAYDYLEVRDGHSESSALIGRYCGYEKPDDIKSTSSRLWLKFVSDGSINKAGFAVNFFKEVDECSRPNRGGCEQRCLNTLGSYKCSCDPGYELAPDKRRCEAACGGFLTKLNGSITSPGWPKEYPPNKNCIWQLVAPTQYRISLQFDFFETEGNDVCKYDFVEVRSGLTADSKLHGKFCGSEKPEVITSQYNNMRVEFKSDNTVSKKGFKAQFFSDKDECSKDNGGCQQDCVNTFGSYECQCRSGFVLHDNKHDCKEAGCDHKVTSTSGTLTSPNWPDKYPSKKECTWAISSTPGHRVKLTFVEMDIESQPECAYDHLEVFDGRDAKAPVLGRFCGTKKPEPVLATGSRMFLRFYSDNSVQRKGFQVQHSTECGGQVRADVKTKDLYSHAQFGDNNYPGGVDCEWVIVAEEGYGVELVFQTFEVEEESDCGYDYMELFDGYDSTAPRLGRYCGSGPPEEVYSAGDSVLVRFHSDDTITKKGFHLRYTSTKFQDTLHSRK; encoded by the exons cGGCCTTTCTCGGAGACATCGCCCTGGATGAGGAGGACCTGTGGGCCTTCCAGGCGACGCCGCGTGCGGCCCGCACGTCTTCCATCAGAGCCACAG gaaattcttccacCACCACCTGCCAGAACACCCGTGGGCAGCCTCAGAGGGACACCCGTGGGAGATGGAGAGGCCGGGCCCGGAGTCGGAGCCGGAGCCGGCGGGCAGCCACCTCCAGACCGGAGCGCGTGTGGCCCGATGGGGTCATCCCCTTTGTTATTGGGGGCAACTTCACTG GCAGCCAGCGGGCAGTCTTCCGGCAAGCCATGAGGCACTGGGAGAAGCACACCTGTGTCACCTTCCTGGAGCGCACCGACGAGGATAGCTACATTGTGTTCACCTACCGACCCTGCGG GTGCTGCTCCTACGTGGGTCGCCGCGGCGGGGGCCCCCAGGCCATCTCCATCGGCAAGAACTGTGACAAGTTCGGCATCGTGGTCCACGAGCTGGGCCACGTCATCGGCTTCTGGCACGAGCACACGCGGCCTGACCGGGACCGCCACGTGTCCATCGTGCGGGAGAACATCCAGCCAG GGCAGGAGTATAACTTCCTGAAGATGGAAGTGCAGGAGGTGGAGTCCCTGGGGGAGACCTACGACTTTGACAGCATCATGCACTACGCCCGGAACACCTTCTCCAG gggcatCTTCCTGGACACCATTGTGCCCAAGTACGAGGTGAACGGGGTGAAGCCCCCCATCGGCCAGAGGACCCGGCTCAGCAAGGGCGACATCGCACAAGCTCGAAAGCTCTACAAGTGCCCAG CCTGTGGAGAGACCCTGCAGGACAGCACCGGCAACTTCTCCTCCCCCGAGTACCCCAACGGCTACTCCGCCCACATGCACTGCGTCTGGCGCATCTCCGTCACGCCGGGGGAGAAG ATCATCCTGAACTTCACGTCCATGGACCTGTACCGCAGCCGCCTGTGCTGGTACGACTACGTGGAGGTGCGGGACGGCTTCTGGAGGAAGGCCCCCCTAAGAG GCCGCTTCTGTGGGGGCAAGCTCCCCGAGCCCATCGTCTCCACCGACAGCCGCCTCTGGGTTGAATTCCGCAGCAGCAGCAACTGGGTTGGGAAGGGCTTCTTCGCGGTCTATGAAG CCATCTGTGGGGGTGACGTGAAGAAGGACAATGGCCACATCCAGTCACCCAATTACCCGGATGACTACCGGCCCAGCAAGGTGTGCATCTGGAGGATCCAGGTGTCTGAGGGCTACCACGTGGGCCTCACCTTCCAGTCCTTCGAG ATCGAGCGCCACGACAGCTGTGCCTACGACTACCTGGAGGTGCGCGACGGGCACAGCGAGAGCAGCGCCCTCATCGGGCGCTACTGCGGCTACGAGAAGCCCGACGACATCAAGAGCACCTCCAGCCGCCTCTGGCTCAAGTTCGTGTCCGATGGCTCCATCAACAAAGCCGGCTTCGCTGTCAACTTTTTCAAAG AGGTGGATGAGTGCTCTCGGCCCAACCGCGGGGGCTGCGAGCAGCGATGCTTGAACACCCTGGGCAGCTACAAGTGCAGCTGTGACCCCGGCTACGAGCTGGCCCCCGACAAGCGCCGCTGTGAGG CTGCCTGCGGTGGGTTCCTCACCAAGCTCAATGGCTCCATCACCAGCCCGGGCTGGCCCAAGGAGTACCCCCCGAACAAGAACTGTATCTGGCAGCTGGTGGCACCCACCCAGTACCGCATCTCCTTGCAGTTCGACTTCTTTGAGACCGAGGGCAACGAC GTGTGCAAGTACGACTTCGTGGAGGTGCGCAGCGGGCTCACGGCCGACTCCAAGCTGCACGGCAAGTTCTGCGGCTCCGAGAAGCCTGAGGTCATCACCTCCCAGTACAACAACATGCGCGTGGAGTTCAAGTCCGACAACACCGTGTCCAAAAAGGGCTTCAAGGCCCAGTTCTTCTCAG ACAAGGACGAGTGCTCCAAGGACAACGGCGGCTGCCAGCAGGACTGCGTCAACACGTTCGGCAGCTACGAGTGCCAGTGTCGCAGCGGCTTCGTCCTCCACGACAACAAACACGACTGCAAGGAAG CCGGCTGTGACCACAAGGTGACGTCCACCAGCGGCACCCTCACCAGCCCCAACTGGCCCGACAAGTACCCCAGCAAGAAGGAgtgtacctgggccatctccagCACCCCTGGGCACCGGGTCAAGCTG ACCTTTGTGGAGATGGACATTGAGTCCCAGCCCGAATGCGCCTACGACCACCTGGAGGTGTTTGACGGCCGCGACGCCAAGGCCCCTGTCCTGGGGCGCTTCTGTGGCACCAAGAAGCCCGAGCCCGTCCTGGCCACCGGGAGCCGCATGTTCCTGCGCTTCTACTCGGACAACTCGGTCCAGCGGAAGGGCTTCCAGGTGCAGCACTCCACAG AGTGCGGGGGTCAGGTGCGGGCAGACGTGAAGACCAAGGACCTGTACTCCCACGCCCAGTTCGGAGACAACAACTACCCTGGAGGCGTGGACTGTGAGTGGGTCATCGTGGCCGAGGAGGGCTATGGCGTGGAGCTCGTGTTCCAGACATtcgaggtggaggaggagagcgACTGTGGCTACGACTACATGGAGCTCTTCGATGGCTATGACAGCACCGCCCCCAGGCTGGGGCGCTACTGCGGCTCCGGG CCCCCCGAGGAGGTCTACTCGGCGGGAGACTCCGTCCTGGTGAGGTTCCACTCGGATGACACCATCACCAAAAAAGGCTTCCACCTGCGCTACACCAGCACCAAGTTCCAGGACACACTCCACAGCAGGAAGTGA